The following are encoded together in the Mumia sp. Pv4-285 genome:
- a CDS encoding endonuclease/exonuclease/phosphatase family protein produces MTGFSRFSTAVASATTVVVALTTPGLTSPAPATAATSSTAAAVTPAAMTTAVRGRTTVRVGSYNVHKDDRFMPWTAKRRDRVARQILRNRFDVVALQETHGMFNFPSLRRKVKHRFAATARCGRIRGTEVRDARTRILYNPSRFSGSREISGRILLDRTHKGASDYGCYQLLTEKATGARFLVASVHLATGATRAMDLRRYRQTRNLINDTLAVRRAHGAAWPIVWAGDYNSSASRRYTFDAPKRAMRQMAGARDAYAVARTRRNGSYNSANQLRPKPWRTHHHVDHVYVSPGIGVSAFRVVIRLDGKRYRTPFASDHNPIKATLRIPY; encoded by the coding sequence ATGACCGGATTCTCCCGATTCTCGACCGCTGTTGCGAGCGCCACGACCGTCGTCGTGGCGCTCACGACGCCCGGCCTCACCTCCCCCGCGCCCGCCACAGCAGCGACCTCTTCCACCGCCGCCGCGGTCACGCCGGCCGCGATGACGACCGCCGTACGGGGACGCACCACCGTTCGGGTCGGGTCGTACAACGTCCACAAGGACGACCGTTTCATGCCGTGGACGGCGAAGCGGCGCGACCGCGTCGCTCGTCAGATCCTGCGCAACCGCTTCGACGTCGTCGCGCTCCAGGAGACCCACGGGATGTTCAACTTCCCGTCGCTGCGCCGCAAGGTGAAGCACCGCTTCGCAGCGACCGCTCGCTGCGGCAGGATCAGAGGGACTGAGGTCCGCGACGCCCGGACCCGCATCCTCTACAACCCGTCGCGGTTCTCCGGATCTCGAGAGATCTCGGGGCGGATCCTCCTCGACCGCACGCACAAGGGAGCCTCCGACTACGGGTGCTACCAGCTGCTCACGGAGAAGGCGACGGGTGCCCGGTTCCTCGTCGCGTCGGTCCACCTCGCCACCGGCGCCACCCGCGCCATGGACCTGCGGCGCTACCGGCAGACTCGCAACCTCATCAACGACACCCTTGCCGTCCGCCGGGCCCACGGCGCTGCCTGGCCGATCGTGTGGGCCGGCGACTACAACTCCTCGGCGTCACGGCGGTACACCTTCGACGCGCCGAAGCGCGCGATGCGACAGATGGCGGGTGCACGCGACGCGTACGCGGTGGCGCGGACCCGCAGGAACGGCAGCTACAACAGCGCGAACCAGCTCCGACCCAAGCCGTGGCGCACCCACCACCACGTCGACCACGTCTACGTCTCCCCCGGTATCGGTGTCAGCGCCTTCCGCGTGGTGATCCGGCTGGACGGCAAGCGGTACCGCACACCGTTCGCCTCGGACCACAACCCGATCAAGGCCACGCTGCGCATCCCGTACTGA
- a CDS encoding endonuclease/exonuclease/phosphatase family protein, which produces MRLASFNVENLFARPKAMAEDQGSSAARKKILAAHARLASLLDRDSYAGVEPDILTLLGTLGLLKSDNGPYARLRKMRGQLLRRPRSGPVSLAASGRSDWVGWVELVTVAVNVAATENTARVLDELEADVVTVVEADNRPDLHLFSESLLPAVGGTSYEQVMVVEGNDERGIDVGMLAYADYRLVQMRSHIFDRDESGTVFSRDCCEYHLDTPLGNRLVVLANHFKSKGYSSPGDPIGSTKRRRQATRVARIVRSLRDEGFDLIAVTGDLNDDPGSDALAPLLVDGGLTDISTHPAFDWNHRKGTYGSGNEKDKIDYVLLSDALFARAEGGGVFRKGVWRGPRTKDPWEIFPTLTSKVEEASDHAAIYADLAGV; this is translated from the coding sequence ATGAGACTGGCATCGTTCAACGTCGAGAACCTGTTCGCGCGGCCGAAGGCGATGGCCGAGGACCAGGGTTCGTCGGCGGCACGAAAGAAGATCCTCGCCGCTCATGCGCGGCTCGCGTCGCTTCTCGACCGCGACAGCTACGCGGGAGTCGAGCCGGACATCCTCACGCTCCTCGGCACGCTCGGCCTGCTGAAGTCCGACAACGGGCCGTACGCGCGTCTGCGCAAGATGCGTGGCCAGCTGCTGCGGCGGCCGCGGTCCGGGCCGGTGTCGCTGGCGGCGTCCGGACGGTCCGACTGGGTCGGCTGGGTCGAGCTGGTGACCGTCGCCGTGAACGTCGCCGCGACCGAGAACACTGCACGGGTGCTGGACGAGCTCGAGGCGGACGTCGTCACGGTCGTGGAGGCCGACAACCGCCCCGACCTGCACCTGTTCTCGGAGTCGCTCCTCCCCGCCGTCGGCGGGACCTCGTACGAGCAGGTCATGGTCGTCGAGGGCAACGACGAGCGTGGGATCGACGTCGGGATGCTGGCCTACGCCGACTACCGGCTCGTTCAGATGCGTAGCCACATCTTCGACCGTGACGAGTCGGGCACCGTCTTCTCCCGGGACTGCTGCGAGTACCACCTCGACACCCCCCTCGGCAATCGCCTCGTGGTGCTCGCCAACCACTTCAAGTCCAAGGGCTACAGCTCGCCGGGCGACCCGATCGGGAGCACCAAGCGACGGCGGCAGGCCACCCGGGTCGCACGGATCGTACGCTCCCTGCGCGACGAGGGGTTCGACCTGATCGCCGTGACGGGCGACCTGAACGACGACCCGGGCAGCGACGCCCTCGCGCCGCTGCTCGTCGACGGTGGACTGACCGACATCAGCACCCACCCCGCGTTCGACTGGAACCACCGCAAGGGCACGTACGGCTCGGGCAACGAGAAGGACAAGATCGACTACGTGCTCCTGTCCGACGCGCTCTTCGCTCGCGCCGAGGGCGGTGGCGTCTTCCGCAAGGGCGTCTGGCGTGGTCCGCGCACCAAGGACCCGTGGGAGATCTTCCCGACGCTGACGTCCAAGGTGGAGGAGGCCTCGGACCACGCGGCCATCTACGCCGACCTCGCCGGCGTCTGA
- a CDS encoding class I SAM-dependent methyltransferase, whose product MTTHTTAAQDTGADAALKAKHRTMWGLGDYPAVATEVIASLGPVLVEATGIGPSDSVLDVGAGSGNVAIPAARTGATVVASDLTPALLENGQAAAKAEGVSLRWEEGDAEHLPYDADVFDAVVSCVGVMFAPHHQEAADELVRVTRPGGRIGLLSWTPQGFIGQMFAIMKPYAPPPPPGAQPPPLWGDEDHVRALLGDRVRDVMAARQSLVVDRFASGEEFRDFFKATYGPTIAVYKAIADEPGRVATLDAELAELGRSHGAETGRMEWEYLLLTCRKA is encoded by the coding sequence ATGACGACTCACACGACCGCAGCCCAGGACACCGGAGCCGATGCTGCGCTCAAGGCGAAGCACCGCACGATGTGGGGGCTCGGCGACTATCCGGCTGTCGCGACCGAGGTCATCGCGAGCCTCGGGCCGGTCCTCGTGGAGGCGACCGGGATCGGGCCGTCCGACTCGGTCCTCGACGTCGGCGCCGGCTCGGGCAACGTGGCGATCCCGGCAGCGCGCACCGGTGCGACCGTCGTGGCGAGCGACCTCACCCCGGCGCTCCTGGAGAACGGACAGGCTGCTGCGAAGGCCGAGGGTGTGTCCCTCCGGTGGGAGGAGGGCGACGCGGAGCACCTCCCGTACGACGCGGACGTGTTCGATGCCGTGGTCTCCTGCGTCGGCGTGATGTTCGCGCCGCACCACCAGGAGGCGGCCGACGAGCTCGTCCGGGTCACGCGACCCGGCGGACGAATCGGGCTCTTGAGCTGGACGCCGCAGGGCTTCATCGGGCAGATGTTCGCGATCATGAAGCCGTACGCCCCGCCGCCGCCCCCGGGCGCGCAGCCGCCGCCGCTGTGGGGCGACGAGGACCACGTCCGCGCGCTGCTCGGCGACCGTGTCCGTGACGTCATGGCGGCACGGCAGTCGCTCGTCGTGGACCGCTTCGCCTCGGGCGAGGAGTTCCGTGACTTCTTCAAGGCGACGTACGGCCCCACGATCGCGGTCTACAAGGCGATCGCCGACGAGCCCGGCCGCGTGGCGACGCTCGATGCCGAGCTCGCCGAGCTGGGGCGCAGCCACGGGGCGGAGACCGGCCGGATGGAGTGGGAGTACCTGCTGCTCACCTGTCGCAAGGCTTGA
- a CDS encoding winged helix-turn-helix transcriptional regulator: MGASYHQFCPVAKAMELLDERWTMLLVRELVLGSQHFNDLRRGLPRMSPTLLSKRLNQLVRAGIVEKRVDGHDVRYLLTPAGKELQTVVESVGLWGVRWIGTLGDEDLDPKLLMWDMHRNVDRDAVVEPPQVVHFVFDDVRGASRRWWIVIDQDETEVCDIDPERPVSVTVTSNLRTLTEIWRGDLSWAQAQRTGAIRLDGPTPLRRAVPAWFPPTGFAQAVRPA, from the coding sequence ATGGGCGCGTCCTACCACCAGTTCTGCCCCGTCGCGAAAGCCATGGAGCTGCTCGACGAGCGCTGGACGATGCTGCTGGTGCGCGAGCTCGTGCTGGGCAGTCAGCACTTCAACGACCTGCGCCGGGGCCTGCCGCGGATGTCTCCGACGCTGCTCTCGAAGCGCCTCAACCAGCTCGTCCGGGCCGGCATCGTCGAGAAGCGGGTCGACGGGCATGACGTCCGATACCTGCTCACGCCGGCAGGCAAGGAGCTGCAGACCGTCGTGGAGTCGGTCGGCCTCTGGGGAGTGCGGTGGATCGGCACCCTCGGCGACGAGGACCTCGATCCGAAGCTGCTGATGTGGGACATGCACCGCAACGTCGACCGGGACGCCGTCGTGGAGCCGCCGCAGGTCGTCCACTTCGTGTTCGACGACGTCCGCGGAGCGTCGCGCCGGTGGTGGATCGTCATCGACCAGGACGAGACCGAGGTCTGCGACATCGACCCCGAGCGTCCGGTGTCGGTGACCGTGACGTCGAACCTGCGCACCCTGACCGAGATCTGGCGCGGCGACCTGAGCTGGGCTCAGGCGCAACGCACGGGGGCGATCCGGCTCGACGGGCCGACTCCCCTGCGGCGGGCCGTTCCGGCGTGGTTCCCGCCCACCGGCTTCGCCCAGGCCGTACGCCCGGCCTGA
- a CDS encoding YihY/virulence factor BrkB family protein — MTEARDQRADDDRDERAPHPDDPAKPDSLTDIKKPSWVYVGRKAVREFSEDECLDLAAALTYYSVLSLFPMMIALLSLVGLFGQGRETVDTLLGILRDVGAGSAADTLEPTLVQLSEGRGAGLAFILGLALALWSASGYVGAFGRAMNRVYEVDEGRPIWKLRPAMLLVTVITVILCAIVALALVLTGPAAQAVGDAVGLGSTAVTVWNIAKWPVLLLVVILIVALLYYATPNVRQPRFRWISVGAVIAIVTLIVASVGFGFYIANFSSYSKTYGSLAGVVVFLLWLWITNLALLFGAEVDAELERGRELQSGMPAEETIQLPPRDTRKSDKAAAKHDEDVERARRLRESRGETAKTE; from the coding sequence ATGACCGAGGCCCGCGACCAGCGGGCCGACGATGACCGGGACGAGCGGGCCCCGCACCCCGACGACCCGGCGAAGCCGGACTCGCTGACGGACATCAAGAAGCCGTCGTGGGTGTACGTCGGCCGCAAGGCGGTGCGTGAGTTCTCCGAGGACGAGTGCCTCGACCTCGCGGCAGCGCTGACGTACTACTCGGTCCTGTCGTTGTTCCCGATGATGATCGCGCTGCTCTCGTTGGTCGGTCTGTTCGGCCAGGGGCGCGAGACGGTCGACACCCTGCTCGGGATCCTCCGCGACGTCGGTGCGGGTTCGGCGGCCGACACCCTCGAACCGACCCTCGTGCAGCTCAGCGAGGGTCGCGGTGCGGGCCTCGCGTTCATCCTCGGCCTGGCGCTCGCGCTCTGGTCCGCCTCGGGCTACGTCGGAGCTTTCGGGCGTGCGATGAACCGGGTGTACGAGGTCGACGAGGGGCGGCCGATCTGGAAGCTGCGGCCGGCGATGCTCCTCGTCACCGTGATCACGGTGATCCTGTGCGCGATCGTCGCGCTGGCGCTGGTGCTGACCGGTCCTGCCGCGCAGGCCGTCGGTGACGCCGTCGGTCTGGGCTCCACCGCCGTGACGGTGTGGAACATCGCGAAGTGGCCGGTGTTGCTGCTCGTGGTCATCCTCATCGTCGCGCTGCTGTACTACGCCACGCCGAACGTGCGGCAGCCGCGTTTCCGCTGGATCAGCGTGGGCGCGGTCATCGCGATCGTCACCCTGATCGTCGCGTCGGTGGGCTTCGGCTTCTACATCGCCAACTTCTCCAGCTACAGCAAGACGTACGGCTCACTGGCCGGCGTGGTCGTGTTCCTGCTGTGGCTGTGGATCACCAACCTTGCGCTCCTCTTCGGAGCAGAGGTCGACGCCGAGCTCGAGCGGGGGCGCGAGCTCCAGAGCGGGATGCCGGCGGAGGAGACGATCCAGCTGCCGCCGCGCGACACCCGCAAGAGCGACAAGGCGGCCGCCAAGCACGACGAGGACGTCGAGCGTGCCCGGCGCCTGCGGGAGAGTCGCGGCGAGACCGCGAAGACCGAGTGA
- a CDS encoding PaaI family thioesterase gives MTTQPTTALTEPVDARERTHSWDDPMATVHAAHGRTGLEIMQDVRDGVVPAPPIARLIGFELVKVEEGNVEFGLVPQEYMYNPIGSVHGGIFATLLDSAAGCAVHTTLPAGVGYTSQDLTVKFLRRLTVESGPVRCVGRVKHRGRSTALAEAELLDEQGRLLAYATSSCLILGPAG, from the coding sequence ATGACCACACAGCCCACCACCGCATTGACGGAGCCGGTCGACGCCCGGGAGCGCACCCACAGCTGGGACGACCCGATGGCGACCGTGCACGCCGCCCACGGGCGTACCGGGCTCGAGATCATGCAGGACGTCCGCGACGGTGTCGTGCCGGCGCCGCCGATCGCCCGCCTGATCGGCTTCGAGCTGGTGAAGGTGGAGGAGGGCAACGTCGAGTTCGGGCTGGTGCCCCAGGAGTACATGTACAACCCGATCGGGTCGGTGCACGGCGGGATCTTCGCGACTCTCCTGGACTCGGCCGCCGGGTGCGCGGTGCACACGACGCTCCCGGCCGGGGTCGGATACACGAGCCAGGACCTGACCGTGAAGTTCCTTCGACGACTGACCGTCGAGTCGGGTCCGGTCCGGTGCGTCGGCCGCGTCAAGCACCGTGGGCGCTCGACCGCGCTCGCGGAGGCGGAGCTCCTCGACGAGCAGGGGCGCCTGCTCGCGTACGCGACCAGCAGCTGCTTGATCCTCGGCCCGGCCGGCTGA
- a CDS encoding winged helix-turn-helix transcriptional regulator, with product MRRVDLSDAECPIARGAGELGDWWSLLILRDALDGIRRFDEFAEDLPISPAMLIRRLRTLVDGGLLERRRYSQHPERFEYVLTPRGRSAQTVVIALLAWGNEQLEPSRRSVVLTDRDTGREIEPVLVDAATGTPLSELRLAAVPGPVASDAIRDRFTTLTERRARRRRDRGAAS from the coding sequence GTGCGACGAGTCGACCTGAGCGATGCCGAGTGCCCGATCGCGCGCGGTGCGGGGGAGCTCGGAGACTGGTGGAGCCTGCTGATCCTGCGCGATGCGCTCGACGGGATCCGCCGGTTCGACGAGTTCGCCGAGGACCTCCCGATCTCGCCCGCCATGCTCATCCGCAGGCTGCGGACGCTGGTCGACGGGGGGCTCTTGGAGCGTCGCCGCTACAGCCAGCACCCCGAGCGCTTCGAGTACGTCCTCACGCCCCGCGGGCGCAGCGCGCAGACCGTCGTCATCGCCCTCCTCGCCTGGGGCAACGAGCAGCTCGAGCCGAGCCGGCGGTCGGTCGTGCTCACCGACCGCGACACCGGTCGTGAGATCGAGCCCGTGCTCGTCGACGCGGCCACCGGCACGCCCCTGTCCGAGCTGCGCCTGGCAGCCGTCCCCGGCCCGGTCGCGAGCGACGCGATCCGTGACCGCTTCACCACTCTCACCGAACGACGAGCCCGGCGCCGCCGGGACCGAGGAGCAGCCTCATGA
- a CDS encoding CatB-related O-acetyltransferase, producing the protein MRLPIRRRRPAPTASTAPQTETYDDTLPKNLDCEAPVQLAGRIKVTHPVSVGAYSYLTSGKIRGTGTIGRYCSIGPDVLIAPPEHPIDWLSTSPFQYNPSRFAWHPTADTFDTVPVSDPAVRQFRGEPFAIGNDVWIGARVTILRGVTVGDGAVVAAGAVVARDVAPYTIVGGVPARPIRRRFDDETVARLLATRWWELTPNELAAVPVTDVAASLEAIEALRTGDATTTVRGARV; encoded by the coding sequence TTGCGCCTGCCGATCCGCCGCCGCCGACCCGCCCCCACCGCGAGCACAGCCCCTCAGACCGAGACGTACGACGACACGCTTCCCAAGAACCTCGACTGCGAGGCCCCCGTGCAGCTCGCCGGGCGGATCAAGGTGACGCATCCCGTCTCGGTCGGCGCCTACAGCTATCTGACCTCGGGAAAGATCAGGGGGACCGGCACCATCGGGCGCTACTGCTCGATCGGACCTGACGTCCTCATCGCTCCCCCCGAGCACCCCATCGACTGGCTCAGCACCTCGCCCTTCCAGTACAACCCCTCACGGTTCGCCTGGCACCCGACCGCCGACACGTTCGACACGGTCCCCGTGAGCGACCCCGCCGTCAGGCAGTTCAGGGGTGAGCCGTTCGCGATCGGCAACGACGTCTGGATCGGCGCCCGCGTGACGATCCTGCGCGGCGTCACCGTCGGAGACGGCGCCGTCGTCGCGGCCGGCGCGGTCGTCGCACGCGACGTCGCCCCCTACACGATCGTCGGCGGCGTCCCCGCGCGCCCGATCCGGCGACGCTTCGACGACGAGACTGTCGCGCGCCTCCTCGCGACGCGGTGGTGGGAGCTCACCCCCAACGAGCTCGCCGCCGTCCCCGTCACCGACGTCGCAGCCTCTCTGGAGGCGATCGAGGCGCTGCGCACCGGCGACGCGACGACGACCGTCCGGGGCGCACGAGTCTGA
- a CDS encoding L-lactate dehydrogenase: protein MADRTAKIAVCGAGSVGSTVAYAALLRGLAGEIVLFDIVTSLVRAQADDLNDGAAFAHPTTIIGTDDPAACAGADVVVMTAGARQKPGQTRLDLAEENVAITRSVLAAVREVAPDAIYLVITNPCDVLTYAAIGFLELPPGRVFGSGTVLDTARLRYVLSQRLHVSTRSVHALVAGEHGDSEIVLWSSANIGGVPLRAYDVEGRSIDVSEYDEIRETVANSAYKVIEGKGATNYAIGLATADIMSAVLRDEHRFLPVSTLFTGQYGISDVCLSAPCVVSRAGVAGPAELPLDETDLTGLQASAQTLRQQIDVLGLPSLVV, encoded by the coding sequence ATGGCCGACCGAACCGCCAAGATCGCCGTCTGCGGAGCAGGGTCCGTCGGCAGCACCGTCGCCTACGCCGCGCTCCTGCGAGGTCTGGCGGGCGAGATCGTGCTGTTCGACATCGTGACCAGCCTCGTACGCGCGCAGGCGGACGACCTCAACGACGGCGCAGCGTTCGCGCACCCGACGACGATCATCGGCACCGATGATCCCGCAGCGTGCGCAGGGGCCGACGTCGTGGTCATGACGGCGGGCGCACGGCAGAAGCCCGGACAGACGCGACTCGATCTCGCCGAGGAGAACGTCGCGATCACGCGTAGCGTCCTCGCCGCCGTCCGCGAGGTCGCGCCCGACGCGATCTACCTGGTCATCACCAACCCGTGCGACGTCCTGACGTACGCCGCGATCGGATTCCTCGAGCTGCCTCCGGGGCGGGTCTTCGGATCGGGCACCGTCCTCGACACGGCACGCCTGCGCTACGTGCTGTCGCAGCGGCTGCACGTCTCGACCCGCAGCGTGCACGCACTCGTCGCGGGCGAGCACGGCGACTCCGAGATCGTCCTGTGGTCCTCGGCGAACATCGGCGGCGTGCCCCTCCGCGCGTACGACGTGGAGGGCCGCTCGATCGACGTGTCCGAGTACGACGAGATCCGGGAGACCGTCGCCAACTCGGCGTACAAGGTCATCGAGGGCAAGGGAGCGACGAACTACGCGATCGGGCTGGCGACCGCCGACATCATGTCGGCCGTCCTGCGCGACGAGCACCGCTTCCTGCCGGTCTCGACGTTGTTCACCGGTCAGTACGGCATCAGCGACGTCTGCCTGTCCGCGCCGTGCGTCGTCAGTCGCGCGGGCGTGGCCGGGCCGGCGGAGCTGCCGCTCGACGAGACGGACCTCACCGGGCTCCAGGCGTCCGCCCAGACCCTGCGGCAGCAGATCGACGTCCTCGGCCTGCCGTCGCTGGTCGTCTAG
- a CDS encoding FUSC family protein, which translates to MAREEGFLQRIAGRPDVRGGLVPVSLRTRIGWVRSQWTAIVQISLGAAIAWVIARDVIGHEQPFFAPVAAILVIFAGAGGRRQNTIELFFGVSVGVLIGEGLILVIGRGWWQIGVIVALAAIAATFLGLRGLARTQAATSASLLAAIVPVTAGNPAVVRFVDAVVGGLVGLTMALLIPGNPVRRANRDMQVVLGSLNEALRQIETALRLGDAGPAWTALQQLRATQPSITGLETTVANADEIARYSPLRWGQRGHVERYVVAIRDVDNAIRDTRVLARRVHTMLRRGERAFAGIPEAVGLLQEAVGVFADDIAAEDAYDDARQHLIDAAKLATRALPDAATINDAAVVAQVRAIASDLLYATGWTVVQVDRAMGGP; encoded by the coding sequence GTGGCGCGCGAGGAAGGCTTCCTGCAGCGCATCGCCGGCCGTCCAGACGTCCGCGGCGGCCTCGTGCCGGTGTCGCTGCGCACCCGCATCGGATGGGTCCGCTCCCAGTGGACCGCCATCGTCCAGATCTCCCTCGGCGCCGCGATCGCGTGGGTCATCGCCCGTGACGTCATCGGCCACGAGCAACCGTTCTTCGCCCCGGTGGCCGCGATCCTGGTGATCTTCGCCGGTGCCGGCGGCCGCCGGCAGAACACGATCGAGCTGTTCTTCGGCGTCTCCGTCGGCGTGCTCATCGGTGAGGGTCTGATCCTCGTGATCGGCCGCGGCTGGTGGCAGATCGGCGTGATCGTCGCGCTCGCCGCGATCGCCGCGACCTTTCTCGGCCTGCGCGGGCTCGCCCGGACCCAGGCCGCCACGTCGGCGAGCCTGCTCGCGGCGATCGTGCCCGTCACCGCCGGCAACCCGGCGGTCGTCCGCTTCGTCGACGCCGTGGTCGGAGGGCTCGTCGGGCTGACCATGGCGCTCCTCATCCCCGGCAATCCCGTACGCCGGGCGAACCGCGACATGCAGGTGGTGCTCGGGTCGCTGAACGAGGCCCTGCGGCAGATCGAGACGGCGCTGAGGCTCGGCGACGCCGGGCCGGCGTGGACCGCCCTCCAGCAGCTCCGTGCCACGCAGCCGTCGATCACCGGGCTCGAGACGACGGTCGCCAACGCGGACGAGATCGCCCGCTACTCGCCGCTGCGGTGGGGACAGCGCGGCCACGTCGAGCGCTACGTCGTCGCGATCCGCGACGTCGACAACGCGATCCGCGACACCCGGGTGCTCGCCCGGCGGGTGCACACGATGCTGCGGCGCGGCGAGCGCGCGTTCGCCGGCATCCCGGAGGCCGTCGGGCTGCTCCAGGAGGCGGTCGGCGTCTTCGCTGACGACATCGCCGCCGAGGATGCGTACGACGACGCGCGTCAGCACCTGATCGATGCCGCGAAGCTGGCGACCCGCGCCCTGCCGGACGCCGCGACGATCAACGACGCCGCGGTCGTCGCCCAGGTGCGCGCGATCGCCTCCGACCTGCTGTACGCGACGGGGTGGACCGTCGTGCAGGTCGATCGCGCGATGGGCGGCCCGTAG
- a CDS encoding GroES family chaperonin: MADGLPIRMLHDRLLVSIDPDGGDRRSTGGIVIPATAQLGHRLSWARVEAVGSSVRTVQIGDRVLFDPDERAEVEVRGKDFILLRERDLHAVAAERIDDGQTGLYL; encoded by the coding sequence ATGGCCGACGGGCTTCCTATCCGGATGCTCCACGACCGGCTCCTCGTGTCGATCGATCCCGACGGCGGTGACCGGCGCTCCACCGGGGGCATCGTCATCCCGGCCACGGCTCAGCTCGGGCACCGGTTGTCGTGGGCGCGGGTCGAGGCGGTCGGCAGCAGCGTCCGGACGGTCCAGATCGGCGACCGGGTCCTCTTCGACCCCGACGAGCGGGCAGAGGTGGAGGTTCGGGGCAAGGACTTCATCCTGCTGCGCGAGCGCGACCTCCACGCCGTCGCCGCCGAACGCATCGACGACGGCCAGACCGGGCTCTACCTGTAG
- a CDS encoding DUF3618 domain-containing protein yields MANDSRPVVPTTITGTPDQLVAQIDEVRNRLAANVDQLVQRSHPKTLARRGLADVKGKFVTPSGEPRMETIVPVVGGFVAVVGVIVLIRKIVGS; encoded by the coding sequence GTGGCGAACGATTCCAGGCCGGTAGTCCCGACGACGATCACCGGGACGCCGGACCAGCTCGTCGCCCAGATCGACGAGGTGCGCAACCGCCTGGCCGCCAACGTCGACCAGCTTGTCCAGCGCTCTCACCCCAAGACCCTCGCCCGGCGAGGTCTCGCCGACGTCAAGGGCAAGTTCGTCACCCCGTCCGGCGAGCCGCGGATGGAGACGATCGTGCCCGTCGTGGGCGGCTTCGTCGCCGTCGTCGGCGTCATCGTCCTGATCCGCAAGATCGTGGGCAGCTGA
- the bcp gene encoding thioredoxin-dependent thiol peroxidase — MTTRLQPGDQAPDFTLLDDHGHEVTLSDLRGGKVIVYFYPAAMTPGCTREACDFTAERETFDQSGYTVLGISPDKPEKLATFREKESLELTLLSDPDKEVLRAWGAFGEKKLYGKVIEGVIRSTFVVDEKGLIEVAQYNIKATGHVERLIRQLQLS, encoded by the coding sequence ATGACCACGCGACTGCAGCCAGGTGATCAGGCGCCGGACTTCACCCTTCTCGACGACCACGGCCACGAGGTCACGCTCTCCGACCTGCGGGGCGGCAAGGTCATCGTCTACTTCTACCCCGCCGCGATGACGCCGGGGTGCACGCGGGAGGCTTGCGACTTCACCGCCGAGCGAGAGACGTTCGACCAGTCCGGCTACACCGTGCTCGGCATCTCGCCGGACAAGCCCGAGAAGCTCGCGACGTTCCGCGAGAAGGAGAGCCTCGAGCTCACGCTGCTCTCCGATCCCGACAAGGAGGTGCTCCGCGCCTGGGGTGCCTTCGGTGAGAAGAAGCTCTACGGCAAGGTCATCGAGGGTGTCATCCGCTCGACGTTCGTCGTGGACGAGAAGGGCCTGATCGAGGTCGCCCAGTACAACATCAAGGCGACCGGTCACGTCGAGCGGCTGATCCGCCAGCTCCAGCTGTCCTGA
- a CDS encoding VOC family protein: MSTQEQNTQEQTTTPPPTVWPALAARDALGMIDFLERAFGFRRVVVMADDEGFVHHAELAWPEGGGIMMGSEKHEGHWQQKAGTFGAYVVCSDPDGLYERAKAAGATITMELTTTDYGSRDFIAADPEGNSWSFGTYRGEPH, translated from the coding sequence ATGAGCACCCAGGAGCAGAACACGCAGGAACAGACCACCACGCCGCCACCGACCGTGTGGCCCGCGCTCGCCGCCCGCGACGCGCTCGGCATGATCGACTTCCTCGAGCGGGCGTTCGGGTTCCGCCGCGTCGTCGTGATGGCCGACGACGAGGGCTTCGTCCATCACGCGGAGCTGGCCTGGCCGGAGGGCGGCGGCATCATGATGGGCTCGGAGAAGCACGAGGGGCACTGGCAGCAGAAGGCCGGCACGTTCGGGGCGTACGTCGTCTGCTCCGACCCCGATGGGCTGTACGAGCGGGCGAAGGCGGCCGGCGCGACGATCACGATGGAGCTGACGACCACCGACTACGGGAGCCGCGACTTCATCGCCGCCGATCCCGAGGGCAACTCATGGTCGTTCGGGACCTACCGCGGGGAGCCGCATTGA